The following are encoded in a window of Candidatus Kryptoniota bacterium genomic DNA:
- the purF gene encoding amidophosphoribosyltransferase gives MSDVSFKIEKPKTYCGIVGVYGSMNASGYIYYGLNALQHRGQEAAGIVTRERTGEKTFFNVHKNTGLVADVFKDEKILKDVLKGNAGIGHNRYSTTGSAESRKNVQPIVVNYRMGNLAIAHNGNLTNSHRLRDELTEAGTLFQTTTDTEIILHLIARSQKETVVDQVYEALQMIKGAFSLVILTDDQLIVARDPYGFRPLALGKLGDAFVAASETCAFDVIGAQYIRDIAPGEIVVIDDEAIETGSVRTLMLPDLPKTSRHCIFEYIYFSRPDSRIFEESVDKVRRKIGKGLAEESPVLNQEDEKLVVISVPDSSNTATLGFVSQSTKMGIKARFEIGLIRSHYIGRTFIQPNQDTRNLKVKMKFNTVKGVLKGRKVVIVDDSIVRGTTSKQLVKLIREAEPAEVHFRVSSPPIMHPCHYGMDFPSERELFANQCDGDIDRMTRELNVDSLAYLSLEKLLDSVPTDEKRGYCTACFSGEYPTEIELNSKHEFEANIHETRL, from the coding sequence ATGAGCGATGTAAGTTTCAAGATAGAAAAGCCCAAGACCTATTGCGGGATAGTCGGGGTGTACGGCTCGATGAACGCTTCCGGATACATCTACTACGGCTTGAACGCGCTCCAGCACCGCGGTCAGGAAGCAGCGGGGATAGTTACGCGCGAAAGGACAGGCGAGAAAACTTTCTTCAATGTCCATAAGAATACCGGTCTGGTGGCCGATGTGTTCAAGGACGAAAAGATTCTTAAGGATGTTCTCAAGGGAAACGCGGGAATAGGGCACAACAGATATTCCACAACCGGTTCGGCAGAAAGCAGAAAGAACGTTCAACCGATTGTCGTCAACTACCGGATGGGAAATCTCGCTATAGCGCATAATGGAAACCTGACGAATTCTCATCGCCTACGGGACGAACTTACAGAAGCGGGGACGCTCTTCCAGACAACTACAGATACTGAGATTATTCTTCATCTTATCGCCCGTAGTCAGAAGGAGACGGTTGTAGATCAGGTATACGAGGCGCTGCAGATGATAAAGGGAGCGTTCTCTCTTGTCATTCTGACGGACGACCAGCTTATCGTCGCCAGAGATCCCTACGGATTTCGTCCGCTCGCGCTGGGGAAATTGGGCGACGCATTCGTCGCAGCTTCCGAGACTTGCGCGTTCGATGTGATCGGAGCGCAATACATCCGTGATATTGCGCCGGGCGAGATCGTCGTCATCGACGATGAGGCTATCGAGACCGGAAGTGTTCGTACTTTGATGCTCCCCGATTTACCGAAAACGTCTCGCCATTGCATTTTCGAGTACATTTATTTTTCGCGGCCCGACAGCAGGATATTTGAAGAAAGCGTGGACAAGGTCAGAAGGAAGATCGGGAAAGGGCTGGCGGAGGAATCGCCCGTACTCAATCAGGAAGACGAGAAGCTCGTCGTCATAAGCGTACCGGACTCGTCGAATACTGCGACGCTTGGATTTGTCTCGCAAAGCACGAAGATGGGCATAAAGGCCCGGTTCGAAATTGGACTCATAAGAAGTCATTATATCGGGAGAACATTCATCCAGCCGAACCAGGACACCAGGAATCTGAAGGTAAAGATGAAATTCAATACTGTGAAGGGAGTGTTGAAGGGAAGAAAAGTCGTCATAGTTGACGATTCGATAGTGAGGGGAACGACCAGCAAGCAGCTTGTAAAATTGATCCGCGAGGCGGAACCGGCAGAAGTGCATTTCCGGGTAAGTTCGCCGCCGATCATGCATCCCTGCCACTACGGCATGGACTTCCCGTCAGAGCGGGAGCTGTTTGCGAACCAATGTGACGGCGACATTGACCGGATGACAAGAGAGCTCAATGTAGACTCACTCGCCTACCTTTCACTTGAAAAACTTCTCGACTCTGTTCCGACGGATGAAAAGCGGGGATATTGCACAGCGTGTTTCAGCGGCGAGTATCCTACGGAGATAGAACTCAACAGCAAGCATGAGTTTGAAGCCAATATTCACGAAACGAGACTTTGA
- a CDS encoding CDP-alcohol phosphatidyltransferase family protein, producing the protein MFEELRVEKRWTVSNLLSLSRIVLLVPVVVLIMMPGNEHRLAVLALMLAAAATDFFDGLLARMLNQVTDFGRLLDPAADKICIIVASVALVIAGDVPLWFVVVVALRDVAIVIGSSLIMTRRKVVVQSVWAGKITTTLLASYIILATIRVESLGEVKSVFLYLSVIFVCFSFGVYLRIYQKLMAQDGIA; encoded by the coding sequence TTGTTTGAAGAACTGAGGGTCGAGAAACGCTGGACCGTATCGAACCTCTTGAGTCTGAGCCGGATCGTCCTCCTTGTCCCCGTCGTGGTATTGATAATGATGCCGGGAAACGAGCATCGTCTTGCCGTGCTCGCGCTGATGCTCGCCGCCGCAGCGACGGATTTTTTCGACGGGCTTCTCGCGCGAATGCTCAACCAGGTGACGGATTTCGGAAGACTCCTCGATCCCGCGGCAGACAAGATCTGCATCATTGTCGCTTCGGTCGCACTCGTCATCGCTGGCGACGTGCCGTTGTGGTTCGTCGTCGTAGTTGCTCTGAGGGATGTGGCGATCGTGATCGGCAGCTCGCTTATCATGACTCGCCGCAAAGTCGTGGTCCAGTCGGTCTGGGCAGGCAAGATTACCACGACTTTGCTTGCGTCGTATATAATCCTCGCGACAATCCGGGTCGAGTCGCTTGGTGAGGTGAAGAGCGTGTTCCTTTATCTGAGTGTGATCTTCGTTTGTTTCTCCTTCGGAGTCTATCTAAGGATCTACCAGAAACTTATGGCACAAGATGGGATTGCTTGA
- the ftsY gene encoding signal recognition particle-docking protein FtsY, with the protein MGLLDRFRKIKDGLARTRTNLVDRVAKVMSGRMKIDDEMLGEIEEVLISSDIGVSASEKIIGDIRARVKAEGYEDSKMLTGLLKEEISKYLIGFNGTGQPNHKPYVIMVVGVNGAGKTTTVGKLAFNFRNDGKKVLIAAADTFRAAANEQLKIWAERAEVEMIQQQPGTDPAAVAFDAVSSAKARGIDVVLVDTAGRLHTKTNLMEELRKIGRVMKKVIPDAPHEVLLVLDAVTGQNGLVQARQFLDAAGVTGIVLTKLDGTAKGGIVVAISQELKLPVKYIGVGEGIDDLQPFDRVAFVNALFSESDSPETQSKES; encoded by the coding sequence ATGGGATTGCTTGATCGTTTCAGAAAAATAAAAGACGGACTTGCGAGGACCCGCACGAACCTCGTGGACCGAGTTGCGAAGGTGATGTCGGGGCGGATGAAGATAGACGACGAGATGCTCGGTGAAATTGAAGAAGTGCTTATCTCGAGCGACATCGGAGTCAGCGCGTCAGAGAAGATTATAGGAGACATCCGTGCAAGAGTGAAAGCGGAAGGTTATGAAGATTCGAAAATGCTGACCGGTCTTCTCAAAGAAGAAATCTCAAAATATCTTATCGGGTTCAATGGAACGGGGCAGCCGAATCACAAACCGTACGTCATCATGGTGGTCGGCGTCAACGGTGCAGGAAAGACCACTACAGTTGGGAAACTCGCTTTCAATTTCAGGAACGACGGCAAGAAAGTCTTGATAGCTGCGGCGGACACTTTCAGGGCGGCTGCTAACGAGCAACTGAAGATCTGGGCGGAGAGGGCTGAAGTAGAAATGATACAGCAGCAGCCGGGGACTGATCCTGCCGCGGTCGCGTTCGACGCGGTCAGCTCCGCAAAAGCGCGAGGGATCGATGTGGTTCTCGTGGATACCGCCGGCCGGCTCCATACAAAAACAAACCTAATGGAGGAGCTCAGAAAGATCGGGCGCGTCATGAAGAAAGTAATTCCGGATGCCCCGCACGAAGTGCTCCTGGTGCTCGACGCGGTGACAGGTCAGAACGGGCTCGTGCAGGCCAGGCAGTTCCTCGATGCCGCAGGAGTAACCGGGATCGTCCTCACCAAACTTGACGGTACGGCAAAAGGAGGGATAGTGGTTGCTATCAGTCAAGAGCTTAAATTACCTGTGAAATACATCGGCGTGGGCGAAGGCATCGACGATCTGCAGCCGTTCGACCGGGTTGCATTTGTGAACGCTTTATTTTCCGAGTCGGATTCGCCGGAGACTCAATCGAAGGAATCATAA
- the mutL gene encoding DNA mismatch repair endonuclease MutL: MAKIRILSEEIASKIAAGEVVQRPESVVKELIENSIDAGAKSIEIELKEAGKSFIRVTDNGSGMAEEDAVIAFGRHATSKIETYNDLENVSTLGFRGEALYSIAAVAQVELKTKVESEDAAVLLRINGGKQEELSRTAHATGTTIIVKNLFYNTPARRNFMKANPTEFRHVYQTVSRYAIAFPEIEFTFMSEGDNVLTAKANSIRGRLDEVFGERFTDSLVTFEQDYDRLKVSGFLGKPEYTKRTRGEQFLFLNKRYVISKAINYAAFSAYENLIDKGDFPFFVIFIEIPPNEVDVNVHPSKLEVKFRDERSIYGAIRSATRSALVKSDLVPEMAISSETGRFVSRPTTESSRGGIVPVMFNSRPAQRYLEDERIADAVDPLFAFRLPQSRATDESGESKDTSSAEDFANIIYQLHNKYIISQISTGLLVVDQHAAHERVIYERTLKRFNEQGQNTQQLLFPISLNLDPADLAVVQEIMPDLNVMGFSIKLFSGSTVVLDGVPVDLKPGRESTILTEIIEDYKRDNDLRLTPREKLCKTYACKAAVKAGDYLTVEEMESLMDQLFDAEVPYVCPHGRPVLVKIPLLELDKKFGRI; the protein is encoded by the coding sequence ATGGCAAAAATCAGAATTCTCTCCGAAGAAATAGCGAGCAAGATCGCGGCGGGAGAAGTCGTACAACGTCCGGAATCTGTCGTCAAGGAGCTGATTGAAAACTCCATCGATGCCGGTGCTAAGTCGATTGAAATAGAGCTCAAAGAAGCGGGTAAAAGTTTTATTCGAGTCACGGACAACGGTTCCGGGATGGCAGAGGAGGACGCTGTTATTGCGTTCGGGCGGCACGCAACGAGCAAAATAGAGACTTACAACGATCTTGAAAATGTTTCTACACTCGGCTTCAGGGGTGAAGCTTTGTATTCCATCGCAGCGGTCGCGCAGGTGGAGCTGAAGACCAAGGTTGAATCGGAAGACGCTGCCGTGTTGCTGCGGATCAATGGCGGAAAGCAGGAAGAACTATCGCGGACAGCTCACGCGACGGGGACAACGATAATCGTGAAGAATTTATTCTACAACACGCCCGCGCGCAGAAATTTCATGAAAGCGAACCCTACCGAATTCAGACACGTGTACCAGACCGTCTCGAGATATGCGATCGCGTTCCCTGAAATAGAGTTCACCTTCATGTCCGAAGGAGACAACGTCCTTACTGCGAAGGCAAACTCGATTCGGGGAAGACTGGATGAAGTCTTCGGAGAGAGGTTTACCGATTCGCTTGTCACTTTCGAACAGGATTACGATCGTCTCAAAGTAAGCGGTTTCCTCGGAAAGCCGGAGTATACAAAACGAACACGGGGCGAGCAGTTCCTTTTCCTCAACAAGAGATATGTAATCAGCAAGGCGATAAATTATGCCGCATTTTCCGCTTACGAGAACCTGATCGACAAGGGCGACTTTCCATTCTTCGTGATTTTCATCGAGATACCGCCGAACGAAGTGGACGTGAATGTCCATCCATCGAAGCTCGAGGTTAAATTCAGAGACGAGCGAAGCATTTACGGCGCGATAAGGTCGGCCACCCGAAGCGCACTTGTCAAAAGCGATCTCGTCCCAGAGATGGCGATTTCATCGGAGACGGGGCGGTTCGTGAGCCGGCCGACAACTGAATCGTCCCGCGGCGGAATAGTGCCCGTCATGTTCAACTCGAGACCCGCACAGCGGTACCTGGAAGATGAGAGGATTGCGGACGCGGTTGACCCGCTCTTCGCGTTCAGGCTCCCGCAGTCGCGCGCGACCGATGAAAGCGGTGAATCGAAAGATACGAGCTCCGCAGAAGATTTCGCGAATATCATTTACCAGCTTCATAACAAATATATTATCTCACAGATCTCGACCGGTTTGCTCGTCGTCGACCAGCATGCGGCTCATGAACGCGTCATTTACGAAAGAACATTGAAGAGGTTCAACGAGCAGGGACAAAATACGCAGCAGCTTCTTTTCCCGATAAGCTTGAATCTCGATCCCGCCGACCTCGCCGTCGTGCAGGAGATTATGCCCGATCTCAACGTGATGGGGTTCAGCATAAAACTGTTCAGCGGATCGACGGTCGTGCTCGATGGCGTGCCGGTTGATTTAAAACCGGGCAGGGAGAGCACCATTCTTACCGAGATCATTGAAGATTACAAGCGGGACAACGATTTGAGATTGACTCCCCGCGAGAAGTTGTGTAAGACTTACGCTTGCAAAGCCGCCGTGAAGGCAGGGGATTACCTGACAGTTGAGGAGATGGAATCGTTGATGGATCAGCTCTTCGACGCAGAAGTGCCTTACGTTTGTCCGCACGGTCGACCGGTGCTGGTGAAGATACCACTCCTCGAGCTCGACAAGAAATTCGGAAGAATTTAG
- a CDS encoding C25 family cysteine peptidase — protein MTTFRSLIFFGSLLSILSEEAGGNLRSSSNQADYIIITPLSYQSISERLAAFRRVKNGFTVVVVTTDSIMAQFGRSVSPDTSLKVFIQFTLSSWHDPKPRYFLLSGNINTVASHPEREVIENPGSASVDSILMIDQWFVQVVGNDGVERMNACIARLPAWDSASLSIMIDKTIEYETDSTGSWQNRAISLSDYSEADGDIFEHDSKYLQTFLDSLWTDTVSVHICCESCCHLCSTQFLELWNRGASIVTYMGHAKQTQLSATQFFTTCSIDSLTNGSRLPVCLLGGCDLTFDTGPARSIPTHLLDRQAGGAVAVISCEGLMYEAETVLFFRSVIQSMIKNPHTPIGESFEAAMPGLVGDICKRFTFLGDPALTVRISTSGTFVLPPVETPRALTLEQNFPNPFNPSTVISYQLSAISHVTLRVYDVLGRFVAALVDEKQNPGEHFSTFDGSRLPSGIYFYRIQAGSYTSVKKMILMK, from the coding sequence ATGACGACATTTAGGTCCCTCATCTTTTTTGGTTCGCTGCTATCGATCTTGTCGGAGGAGGCAGGCGGGAATCTCAGGAGCAGCTCTAATCAAGCCGACTATATCATCATAACTCCCCTTTCGTATCAATCGATTTCGGAAAGGCTGGCGGCATTTCGCCGCGTCAAGAACGGATTCACCGTTGTGGTTGTCACGACCGACAGCATCATGGCACAGTTCGGAAGATCTGTTTCTCCCGACACCTCACTGAAGGTGTTTATCCAATTCACATTGAGCTCGTGGCACGATCCCAAGCCGCGGTACTTTTTGCTTTCGGGAAATATCAACACCGTTGCATCGCATCCTGAACGCGAGGTGATAGAAAATCCGGGCAGCGCTTCCGTAGATTCGATCCTGATGATCGACCAGTGGTTCGTCCAGGTCGTCGGGAACGACGGTGTCGAGCGGATGAACGCTTGCATCGCCCGTCTCCCGGCATGGGACTCGGCCAGCCTTTCGATAATGATCGACAAGACGATAGAATACGAGACCGATTCCACGGGGTCATGGCAGAACCGTGCCATCTCACTTTCGGATTACAGCGAAGCTGACGGAGACATCTTCGAGCACGACTCAAAATATTTGCAGACGTTTCTCGATTCACTCTGGACCGATACGGTTTCGGTCCATATATGCTGTGAGTCCTGCTGTCATCTCTGCTCCACCCAGTTCCTGGAGCTATGGAACCGGGGAGCATCCATCGTCACTTATATGGGTCACGCAAAACAGACACAGCTTTCCGCGACACAGTTTTTCACAACGTGCAGCATAGATTCGCTCACGAACGGGAGTCGCTTGCCTGTCTGTCTCCTCGGCGGCTGCGATCTGACCTTTGACACGGGCCCGGCGCGCTCGATCCCCACGCACCTCCTGGACCGGCAGGCCGGAGGCGCAGTGGCGGTCATTTCTTGCGAAGGTCTTATGTACGAGGCGGAAACCGTGCTGTTCTTCAGATCCGTGATCCAATCCATGATTAAAAATCCTCATACTCCTATCGGGGAGTCGTTCGAGGCTGCAATGCCAGGGCTCGTTGGCGACATTTGCAAGAGGTTCACTTTTCTCGGCGATCCGGCATTGACGGTGAGAATATCTACTTCAGGCACCTTCGTGTTGCCGCCGGTCGAAACTCCACGCGCATTGACGCTTGAACAGAACTTTCCAAACCCGTTCAACCCGAGTACAGTAATCAGCTATCAGTTGTCAGCGATCAGTCATGTGACGTTGAGAGTGTACGACGTTCTCGGAAGATTTGTGGCAGCCCTGGTAGACGAGAAGCAGAATCCGGGGGAGCATTTCTCGACATTTGACGGGAGCCGATTGCCGAGCGGAATATACTTTTACAGAATTCAGGCGGGGAGTTATACATCCGTCAAGAAAATGATATTAATGAAGTAG
- a CDS encoding C25 family cysteine peptidase, translated as MNQGKDSQKRVCRDEVCETVEGMPGERAMIMYTPFFILLSISTLTVLSLVSFAKDLTDTSNRADYVIITSSGYALVAEKLADFRHRKNGFTTMIVDVDSVMAQFGKGLSPDTALKSFMQFAVKNWSEPKPQFFVLAGNINVIPSHPQPETLLGLGVAPADSILMIDQWFVDDPVSGGMITADACIGRLPAWDSSGLSIMVDKIIAYESDTSAAWCNRAISLADYRQEDGSVFEEDAARLRLFLDSLWTDTVSVHVRSDSPSHLDSTGFVNLWSEGAAIVAYTGHADPILFSYSHYFTTWSIDSLKNGGRLPVCFLGGCDLTFDTGPEVSIPTHLLDHEGGGAVAVISSEGLMFENTAVMFYTSLIQTMIKEPDEPLGKVYEATMPAWESDIAHRFTLLGDPALIAKHSLVSTRVTPPSLAPRSFALKQNYPNPFNPTTVISYQISAVSHVTLKVYDVIGRLVATLVDEKQNTGTHSVTFTADRLPSGVYFYRLEAGSYMDTKKLVVLK; from the coding sequence ATGAATCAGGGAAAGGATTCCCAGAAGAGAGTTTGTAGAGATGAAGTGTGCGAAACGGTAGAGGGAATGCCGGGCGAACGCGCTATGATCATGTATACTCCATTCTTCATTCTATTATCCATTTCTACACTTACCGTGCTCTCACTTGTGAGCTTCGCGAAGGATCTCACGGATACTTCAAATCGCGCCGACTACGTAATTATCACTTCATCTGGTTACGCTCTTGTCGCAGAAAAGCTGGCGGATTTCAGACATCGGAAAAACGGATTCACTACAATGATTGTCGATGTGGATTCTGTTATGGCTCAATTCGGAAAAGGATTGTCGCCTGACACGGCATTGAAATCATTCATGCAATTTGCAGTGAAAAACTGGAGCGAGCCTAAGCCGCAGTTCTTCGTTCTTGCGGGTAATATAAATGTGATCCCTTCCCACCCACAACCGGAAACGCTACTAGGACTCGGAGTCGCGCCTGCGGACTCGATCCTTATGATAGACCAGTGGTTCGTCGACGACCCGGTGTCTGGCGGCATGATAACTGCGGACGCTTGCATCGGCCGCCTTCCAGCATGGGACTCATCAGGCCTTTCCATAATGGTCGATAAGATTATTGCATACGAGTCAGACACATCTGCCGCATGGTGCAACCGCGCAATTTCCCTCGCCGACTACCGGCAAGAAGACGGAAGCGTTTTCGAGGAGGATGCGGCTCGGTTGCGCTTATTTCTCGATTCGTTATGGACGGACACTGTTTCCGTTCACGTTCGGAGCGATTCGCCCTCTCATCTGGATTCCACCGGATTCGTGAATCTTTGGAGCGAGGGAGCGGCGATAGTCGCTTACACAGGCCACGCGGACCCGATTCTCTTTTCGTACTCTCACTACTTTACGACTTGGAGCATCGACTCTCTGAAGAATGGCGGTCGCCTTCCTGTGTGCTTCCTGGGCGGATGTGATTTGACTTTCGATACGGGCCCGGAGGTCTCAATACCGACGCACCTCCTCGATCATGAGGGCGGCGGGGCGGTCGCCGTGATATCATCCGAAGGCCTCATGTTTGAGAACACTGCGGTCATGTTCTACACTTCTCTGATTCAGACAATGATAAAAGAACCTGATGAACCGTTGGGGAAAGTCTATGAAGCGACAATGCCCGCTTGGGAATCTGATATTGCTCACAGGTTTACGTTACTCGGTGATCCGGCATTGATAGCAAAGCACTCCCTCGTATCAACCAGGGTGACGCCTCCGTCTCTTGCTCCACGCTCATTTGCCCTTAAGCAGAATTATCCGAATCCGTTCAATCCGACGACAGTGATCAGTTATCAGATATCGGCAGTCAGCCATGTAACATTGAAAGTGTACGACGTGATTGGCAGACTCGTGGCGACACTCGTGGATGAGAAACAGAACACCGGAACGCATTCGGTCACGTTTACCGCCGACAGACTTCCGAGCGGAGTGTACTTCTACAGGCTCGAGGCAGGCTCTTATATGGATACGAAAAAGCTGGTGGTACTCAAGTGA